The window CATTGAAGGTGTTAAGTTCGTTGATGGAGAAATAAAGGAAGCTGCATAACTGGAGAACTTGAGGATACTATCAAAACAATCATCCACAACTCTTGACAATATCTCGCGGTCGAGCAGCTACGGGCCGATAATCAGCATTGTAATGCAGCGATTACCGGCGAATGTTCCGACAATATAATCGAACGGATTGACTGCAAGATATATGTGTTATTAGAGCTTATGACTTCAGTTCTTGACAAAAATGGTCTATGAACATATCTATCGGGTCGCATGGGGAGAGCATGATCCTCCTATCTGCCCAGGTATTGATTTCATGGATGAATCGTACTGCGGACCAATACTATGAGAGAGCTAATCAAGAAACTTCTGTCTGAATTCGGATACTACAGACTCTATCGCCGAATGAGCTCGGCTGGATCCCCAGGGCATCTGATCCTGATGTATCACGATATTTCGAGCAATGCGGAGTTTGGCTCTGTCGGTACGGCAATCCGAAACAGACCTATCTCATCGCAATTCGAAGCCCACCTTAAGGTTGTGAAGCGGACAGCTCGCGTTTTGTCGGTCGAAGATGTAATCGATGAAATCAGAAACCAGCCGGGTCTGCGCGAGGACACGATTTCGATCACTTTCGACGATGGTTACTCATCTGTGTACGATTTCGCATATCCACTATTGCGGAAACACTCGGTTCCCGCGACTGTATACCTGACCACAGACTGGATTAACCGCAAGATGGAGTTGTGGTGGGAGGAACTGGCAGAGATCTTTGCAGACTGTGATCTTGACAGAATCTCGTTGCAGGAATTAGGCGACTTGGTCGGCATAGACGCGCAGACTCCATCTTGGGAAGATTCGGACCCGATACGGAAGAAAGTCCATATTCACGACCTGGTGGCAGCGAAGTTCAGAGAGCTCGATGA is drawn from Candidatus Zixiibacteriota bacterium and contains these coding sequences:
- a CDS encoding polysaccharide deacetylase family protein — encoded protein: MRELIKKLLSEFGYYRLYRRMSSAGSPGHLILMYHDISSNAEFGSVGTAIRNRPISSQFEAHLKVVKRTARVLSVEDVIDEIRNQPGLREDTISITFDDGYSSVYDFAYPLLRKHSVPATVYLTTDWINRKMELWWEELAEIFADCDLDRISLQELGDLVGIDAQTPSWEDSDPIRKKVHIHDLVAAKFRELDDKTVVSGVRDLGNLFGYDLDSRRLPQPLSWDQIREMATNGILFGSHTCSHVNLRHTPVEKIEDEIVDSKKEIEQKLNTAVRGFAYPYGQDVEAYRKVRPLLVLHGFTYACTASPGINRLQSDPYALVRETLPATESAALLHRELCLDFVEDK